DNA from Marinagarivorans cellulosilyticus:
TATGCTTATAATCAATGGAATTGCATGGAGGTGATGGTCGATAAGGTTGGGCGTGAAATTGGGCTTTGGGTTAATGGTGTCAGGCTTGATGGCCTAACAATTGATGAAAACCCCAGTACTCCTTTTGATGCTCAGTGGCCGGATTCTCTTCGAAATTTTGATATTACTGGCGTTAATATAGGGATGCATGAAGGTTCTGCTCTGATTGATAATCTTGTTGTATCTAGTGTGCCGGTTGGTTGTAACTAGGCTCCTTAAAATTACAGTCTTTTAAAGCCGCGCATTGCGCGGCTTTTTGCGTTTATTGGTCTGTGGATTACAATTTGGTTTTTGGTAAAAGGTTTATTTCGTGTCTATACCTCACTCAGTTTTAACACCGCAGCAGCGCTACCAGCAGGATTTGTCTCTTGAGGGGTTTGTGGCGGATAGTGCGCAAGTTTTGGCGGTTGAGGCGTTAGATGGCCTGTGTGAGCGCTTGCTTGCTGCACCCAAGCAAAGCTTTGTGCACCGTCTATTTAAGAGGCCGCAAGAGCCGGTAAAAGGCCTGTATTTATGGGGAGGTGTGGGGCGCGGTAAAACGTATCTAATGGATCTCTTTTTTGACGCTTTACCATTTGAGCAAAAAATGCGCACGCATTTCCACCGTTTTATGCGTCGTGTTCATGATGAGTTGGCAGCCTTCGCTGGAGAGAAAAACCCGCTCGAAAAAGTGGCAGAGAAAATCGCAGCGCAGGCCCGCGTGATTTGCTTTGATGAGTTTTTTGTTACCGATATTACCGATGCAATGCTTTTAGCGGGCTTGCTTGATGCCCTGTTTATGAGGGGAGTGACTTTGGTGGCAACCTCAAATATTGCTCCGCAGGGGTTGTACGAAAATGGCTTGCAGCGCAGCAATTTTCTCCCGGCTATTGATTTGCTGCTCAAAAATACCACCGTTTTAAATGTTGATGGCGGTGTCGATTATCGTCTGCGGCTACTTAAGCAGGCTTCGCTTTATTATGTTCCGCATAATGAAGTGGCGAGGCAAGCTATGTCTGCGAGTTTTGAGCGTCTAGCTCCCGATGCAGTAAAAAAAGAGGTGGGTGCCGTTTTGATGATCGAAGGGCGTCCGATTAAGTCTGTGCAAGTGGCCGAGGATGTAGCTTGGTTCAGCTTTAAGGCGTTGTGCGACGGGCCGCGTTCGCAGCGAGATTACATTGAGCTTGCGCGTGAGTTCCATGCGGTGATTGTTTCTGATGTGCCTGAGCTTGGTGTGGCCAATGATGATCAAGCTCGTCGCTTTATCTATATGGTGGACGAGTTTTATGATCGCGGCGTGAAATTGGTTGTCTCTGCTGCAAGGCCTATTGCCGGATTGTACAAAGAAGGCGGCCGCTTGGCATTTGAGTTTCAGCGCACCCAAAGTCGTTTGCTTGAGATGCAAAGCGAGGAGTATTTGGCGCGGGCTCATAAGCCCTAGATTTATGTTGTCGAATTCGCTTGTTTTTTGTATTTCCCTCCTATAGAATCCGCGCTCCTTTTTTGACTGTTCTTTGGGCAGTCTGCCGCGCAGGACGCGCAGCTTGTTTCGTTAGTCATTGGCTAAGCGAAACTTGGAGGCGGTATTTGGAATGGTACCTAAGCCTCTTGTAACGCTTGGTGATAATGTTCTATTGCCAAGTTTTAAATATTTGTACCCATACGTTTGAAGGCCTAAAACATGAAGACATACAGTGCCAAACCTGAAACAGTAAAACGTGACTGGTACGTTATCGATGCAGCTGGCAAAACTCTTGGACGCATGTCCTCTGAGATTGCGCACCGTTTACGCGGTAAGCACAAGCCAGAATTTACCCCGCATGTAGATACCGGCGATTACATTGTTGTAATCAATGCCGAGAAAGTACATGTTACCGGTAATAAAGCAAAAGATAAGCAGTACTATCACCACACCGGTTACATCGGTGGCATCAAGTCAATCAGCTTTGAAAAGTTAATTGCCAAAGCCCCTGAAAGTGCAATCCAAATTGCGGTTAAAGGCATGTTGCCTAAAGGCCCACTTGGTCGCGCGATGTTCAAGAAGCTGAAAGTATACGCCGGTGAGTCTCACCCGCATTCAGCCCAACAACCACAAGAGCTTAACATTTAACGGAAGCTGATTATGTCTGCTGAACAATTCTACGGTACGGGTCGTCGTAAAACTTCGACCGCACGTGTATTCATCACTCAAGGTAGCGGCAATATCGTCGTTAACGGTCGTGGCTTGGACGAGTATTTTGGTCGTCAAGTAGCCCGCATGATCGTACGCCAGCCTCTTGAGTTGTTGGATTTTTCAGAAAAATTTGATGTGAATGTCACTGTTAAAGGTGGTGGTAGCTTCGGTCAGGCGGGTGCGATCCGTCACGGCCTTACCCGTGCCTTGATGGCGTATGATGAGTCTACTCGTGGCGACTTGCGTAAAGCAGGTTACGTTACGCGTGACGCACGTGAAGTTGAGCGTAAGAAAGTGGGTCTTCGCAAAGCGCGTAAGAAACCACAATTTTCAAAGCGTTAATTTCCTTCGCAGCTTTGTGCTGTATTTGGAATATCAAAACCCGAGCTTGCTCGGGTTTTTTTATGGTTGATGGTTTTTTAGTGCGGATCGCAAATTGATGCTCTTTTGATATAGACCTAATCAATCCAAGGTTTTACCTTGTGGCGTAGAGGTAATTTCATTAGTATGGCGCGGTTTTTATGCCACGAGTAATATGGGTCTATACTCTCTGCTTAGAATGTTGATGAATTCGCTTACATGGCAATTCTGTTCAGTAGTGTTAATACGATAGCCATTTAGTAAATAGCGTGTGCCTACAAGTTTCTAGTTTTTCTTTTTTAAACCTACTGGTCTTCAGTAAATAGTCACAGGAGATTTTCTTGATGAGTGATGACGGTGCAAATTTAGTTCGCCGCCGAGTACTAACAGCGGTAACGTCTGCGGTTGGTGCAGTTGGTGCGGTTGGCGCAGCAGTACCTTTTGTGGGGTCTTGGAACCCCAGTGAGCGAGCTAAGGCTGCTGGTGCACCAGTAGAGGCGAATATCGGCAAAATTGAACCCGGTCAAATGGTGACTTTTGAGTGGCGAGGTAAACCGGTGTACGTTGTTCGTCGTACCAAAACAGCTTTGGCTGGCCTTCAAACAATGGAACCTTTATTGCGCGATCCATCTTCAGAAGAATCTATTCAGCCGGATTATGTTGACCCTAAGCTGCGCTCTCAAAAAGATGAGTATCTTGTACTTCTTGGCTTATGCACGCACTTAGGTTGCGCGCCAAACTATCAGCCCAAAGTGGGCTCTGTCGAGCTAAGTGGTGCCGAGTGGCAAGGTGGTTTCTTTTGTAAGTGTCATGGTTCTAAGTATGATTTGGCGGGTCGAGTATTTCAGGGCGTACCTGCGCCAACTAACCTTGAGGTGCCGCCTCATAAGTATCTTAGCGATAGCGTGATTCTTATTGGTGTTGATCAGAATGAGGAGGCCTAATTCATGAATAATATGTTTGCTAATTTGTTGGGTTGGGTTGATGCGCGTTTGCCGGTAGTGCGTGCGTGGGATACCCATATGGCGAAGTACTACGCCCCGAAGAATTTCAACTTTTGGTATTTCTTTGGTGTGTTGTCAATTTTAGTGTTGGTGAATCAGCTGTTAACGGGCATTTGGCTGACAATGCATTTTGAGCCATCCCCAGAGGGCGCTTTTGCATCAGTTGAGTACATTATGCGAGATGTCCCCTATGGTTGGTTGTTGCGCTACATGCACTCCACGGGCGCATCAGCTTTTTTTGTTGTTGTTTATCTGCATATGTTCCGCGGTTTGATGTATGGCTCGTATAAGGCGCCTCGCGAGCTTGTGTGGATTTTCGGCATGCTGATTTACTTGGTTTTGATGGCCGAAGCCTTTATGGGTTATGTGTTGCCTTGGGGTCAGATGAGCTACTGGGGAGCGCAGGTTATTGTTAACCTATTCGGTGCGATCCCTGTTGTTGGTGAAGACCTTGTTCAGTGGATTCGTGGTGATTACCTGATTTCTGGTGCTACTTTAAATCGCTTTTTTGCTCTTCACGTAGTCGCTATGCCTATTGTTCTGTTGGGCTTGGTGGTTATGCATATTCTAGCGTTGCACGAAGTCGGCTCAAACAACCCAGACGGCATCGAAATTAAGAAAAACAAAGATGAGAACGGCATACCAAAAGACGGTGTTCCTTTTCACCCCTTTTACACTGTGCATGATCTTGTTGGCGTAACTGTATTTTTGTTCGTTTTCTGCTCGATTATCTTTTTTGCGCCAGAGATGGGTGGTTATTTCCTTGAGTTTGCGAACTTTGAGCAGGCGAACGGATTGAAGACTCCTGAGCATATTGCGCCGGTTTGGTATTTCACGCCGTTCTATGCAATCTTGCGTGCTGTAACGATTGACATAGGACCTTTGAATTCCAAGTTCTTAGGCTTTATTGCTATGGGAGCTGCGATTGCCATTTTATTTGTTCTACCGTGGCTAGATCGCAGCCCTGTTAAATCGATGCGCTACAAAGGTTGGTTTAGTCGCGTGGCATTGATTGTGTTTGCTGCTGTGTTTGTTATTTTGGGCTACCTTGGGGTTAAAGAGTCAACGCCTGCACGAACAGTACTATCGCAAATATGCTCGATACTTTATTTTGCCTATTTCATAGGTATGCCTTTCTGGACTAAGTATGAAAAAGTGCAGCCTGTGCCCGAGCGCGTTCAGCAGAAGGGCTTGAGTAAGGCCTTAGTGTTTGGTGGTTTGGCTTTGTTTGCTGTTTTGGTTATTGTGCCAATTCAAGCATCAGCCGCTGGTGGTGCAGCATGCGGAGCCGTTCCTTGTGAGCATTTTCAAGCCGACTTTGACGATAAAGAATCGTTGCAGCGCGGTGCGGCAACATTTGTAAACTACTGCATGGGGTGTCACGCCATTCAGTATTCGCGTTATGGCCGCGTAGCGGACGATCTGGGTATTCCGCGTGATGTGATGTCGGAGCAGCTGATATTTGGTGACGAAAAAATCGGCCAGTTAATGACCGGCTCCATGGATCCTAAAAAAGCTAAAGTTTGGTTTGGTGCTGCTCCTCCAGATTTAAGCTTGGTGGCGCGTTCGCGCAACCCTGAGTGGCTATTAACCTACCTGCTAACCTTCTATAAAGACGAGTCTCGTCCGACAGGGATGAACAACAAGGTTTTTGAGAATGTAGGTATGCCGCATGTTTTGCTTGAGCTGCAAGGGCTTCAAGAGTGCGCGCCTGGGCCAAAATATGATGACCATGGCCATGTTGTTCGCAACGCGGTTGGTGAGCTAGGCGAGGTTGATCCTTGTGGTAGCTTAGAGGTTAAAAATGTTAAAGGCAGTATGACGCCGGAAGAGTATCATCAGGCCATGTATGACTTGGTGCACTTTTTAGAATATGTCGCCGAGCCTATCGCCGCTAAGCGTCAATCAATAGGTGTTTATGTTCTAGCCTTTTTACTATTGTTGTTTGTGTGTGTTTGGTTCTTGAATCGTGAGTACTGGCGAGATATTCACTAACGCGCAGCCCTGAACAACATTACGTAAATATGAAAAGCCCAGCAAATGCTGGGCTTTTTTGTGGTTAATGTGCCTTGCCGATGGCGTGTTATCGCTCCATACTATGCGGCCCAATGCGTGCATCGTGCGCAAAATGTCTTAATGTATGTTTTTGGTAGGCCTTGCTTATGTCCATGTCTTCTAGTCGTCCCTATTTGATTCGCGCCCTATACGAGTGGATTAACGATAATC
Protein-coding regions in this window:
- the zapE gene encoding cell division protein ZapE yields the protein MSIPHSVLTPQQRYQQDLSLEGFVADSAQVLAVEALDGLCERLLAAPKQSFVHRLFKRPQEPVKGLYLWGGVGRGKTYLMDLFFDALPFEQKMRTHFHRFMRRVHDELAAFAGEKNPLEKVAEKIAAQARVICFDEFFVTDITDAMLLAGLLDALFMRGVTLVATSNIAPQGLYENGLQRSNFLPAIDLLLKNTTVLNVDGGVDYRLRLLKQASLYYVPHNEVARQAMSASFERLAPDAVKKEVGAVLMIEGRPIKSVQVAEDVAWFSFKALCDGPRSQRDYIELAREFHAVIVSDVPELGVANDDQARRFIYMVDEFYDRGVKLVVSAARPIAGLYKEGGRLAFEFQRTQSRLLEMQSEEYLARAHKP
- the rplM gene encoding 50S ribosomal protein L13; translation: MKTYSAKPETVKRDWYVIDAAGKTLGRMSSEIAHRLRGKHKPEFTPHVDTGDYIVVINAEKVHVTGNKAKDKQYYHHTGYIGGIKSISFEKLIAKAPESAIQIAVKGMLPKGPLGRAMFKKLKVYAGESHPHSAQQPQELNI
- the rpsI gene encoding 30S ribosomal protein S9, with the protein product MSAEQFYGTGRRKTSTARVFITQGSGNIVVNGRGLDEYFGRQVARMIVRQPLELLDFSEKFDVNVTVKGGGSFGQAGAIRHGLTRALMAYDESTRGDLRKAGYVTRDAREVERKKVGLRKARKKPQFSKR
- the petA gene encoding ubiquinol-cytochrome c reductase iron-sulfur subunit; the protein is MSDDGANLVRRRVLTAVTSAVGAVGAVGAAVPFVGSWNPSERAKAAGAPVEANIGKIEPGQMVTFEWRGKPVYVVRRTKTALAGLQTMEPLLRDPSSEESIQPDYVDPKLRSQKDEYLVLLGLCTHLGCAPNYQPKVGSVELSGAEWQGGFFCKCHGSKYDLAGRVFQGVPAPTNLEVPPHKYLSDSVILIGVDQNEEA
- a CDS encoding ubiquinol-cytochrome c reductase; amino-acid sequence: MNNMFANLLGWVDARLPVVRAWDTHMAKYYAPKNFNFWYFFGVLSILVLVNQLLTGIWLTMHFEPSPEGAFASVEYIMRDVPYGWLLRYMHSTGASAFFVVVYLHMFRGLMYGSYKAPRELVWIFGMLIYLVLMAEAFMGYVLPWGQMSYWGAQVIVNLFGAIPVVGEDLVQWIRGDYLISGATLNRFFALHVVAMPIVLLGLVVMHILALHEVGSNNPDGIEIKKNKDENGIPKDGVPFHPFYTVHDLVGVTVFLFVFCSIIFFAPEMGGYFLEFANFEQANGLKTPEHIAPVWYFTPFYAILRAVTIDIGPLNSKFLGFIAMGAAIAILFVLPWLDRSPVKSMRYKGWFSRVALIVFAAVFVILGYLGVKESTPARTVLSQICSILYFAYFIGMPFWTKYEKVQPVPERVQQKGLSKALVFGGLALFAVLVIVPIQASAAGGAACGAVPCEHFQADFDDKESLQRGAATFVNYCMGCHAIQYSRYGRVADDLGIPRDVMSEQLIFGDEKIGQLMTGSMDPKKAKVWFGAAPPDLSLVARSRNPEWLLTYLLTFYKDESRPTGMNNKVFENVGMPHVLLELQGLQECAPGPKYDDHGHVVRNAVGELGEVDPCGSLEVKNVKGSMTPEEYHQAMYDLVHFLEYVAEPIAAKRQSIGVYVLAFLLLLFVCVWFLNREYWRDIH